Proteins found in one Lycium ferocissimum isolate CSIRO_LF1 chromosome 6, AGI_CSIRO_Lferr_CH_V1, whole genome shotgun sequence genomic segment:
- the LOC132060585 gene encoding SKP1-like protein 20 — MKKHVEKTDLNEEEIKDYDKEFMKVSFNDIFELVLAANYLHISSLMDLLCQSIADRIKNKSVKAIKKILDITSGYTPEEEAEVRDEHKWAHEGVEFDESLD, encoded by the coding sequence ATGAAGAAGCACGTTGAGAAGACGGATTTGAACgaagaagaaatcaaagattacgACAAGGAATTCATGAAAGTGAGCTTTAATGACATATTTGAACTTGTATTAGCTGCAAATTACCTTCACATAAGCAGTTTGATGGATCTCTTGTGTCAGTCGATTGCCGATAGAATTAAGAATAAGTCTGTGAAGGCTATTAAGAAGATATTGGATATCACTAGTGGTTACACCCCAGAGGAAGAAGCAGAGGTTCGTGATGAACATAAGTGGGCGCATGAGGGAGTAGAATTTGATGAATCTCTTGATTAG
- the LOC132059089 gene encoding ras-related protein RABF1 codes for MGCSSSVADRNQGRAAGLNPDNGGAIDPKNLKVKLVLLGDSGVGKSCIVLRFVRGQFDPTSKVTVGASFLSQTIALQDSTTVKFEIWDTAGQERYAALAPLYYRGAAVAVVVYDITSPESFAKAQYWVKELQKHGSPDIVMALVGNKADLDEKREITTQDGSDCAEKNGMFFIETSAKTADNINQLFEEIAKRLPRPSAA; via the exons ATGGGTTGTTCATCTTCAGTTGCAG ATAGGAATCAAGGACGGGCCGCTGGACTTAATCCTGATAATGGTGGAGCCATTGACCCTAAAAATCTTAAAGTGAAG CTTGTACTCTTGGGTGATTCTGGTGTTGGTAAAAGTTGTATTGTCCTGCGCTTTGTACGCGGTCAATTTGATCCGACATCTAAG GTGACTGTAGGAGCTTCTTTTCTGTCTCAAACAATAGCCTTACAGGACTCTACTACAGTGAAATTTGAAATATGGGACACAGCGGGTCAAGAAAG GTATGCAGCACTTGCACCATTATACTACCGAGGTGCTGCTGTTGCAGTTGTTGTGTATGATATTACAAGTCCTGAGTCTTTTGCCAAAGCACAATACTGGGTCAAG GAATTGCAAAAACATGGGAGCCCTGATATAGTCATGGCTCTGGTTGGCAACAAAGCTGATCTCGacgaaaaaagagaaataacgACACAA GATGGAAGTGACTGTGCTGAAAAGAATGGTATGTTCTTTATAGAAACATCTGCTAAGACGGCTGATAATATCAACCAGCTGTTTGAG GAAATTGCCAAGAGATTGCCACGCCCGTCTGCTGCTTGA